A genomic window from Candidatus Kouleothrix ribensis includes:
- a CDS encoding IS4 family transposase — MSTIPQVSQAMQELLTSAAEAADAKLHYTKRPDRAKFTAATLTQTLVLGFLAHPDARVEQLAQSAARVGVAVAPQAVDQRFTLATAALLQDIVRSSMHTLIAADGVAIPLLQRFTGVRVHDSTTIVLPDALAEHWRGCGGASEVHTSAALKCGVQLDLLTGALCGLDLADGRASDHCLGVQHAALPTGSLRLADLGFYDLGVLAALSAQQVYWLSKLEPTALITDATGRSRSLLAFVQTLGEVAQWEGSVWVGQGQRLSARLLVQRVPQEVADGRRRRIRKTARDKGVTPSAAALALAEWTILMTNIPPEKLSLAEALVLAKVRWQIELLFKLWKSHGQIDQWRTSKPARILCEVYAKLLSMVVQHWALVVGCWEFPDRSLVKAAQVVRDHAPELASARARVERLTEVLETMQQVLARTARMNTRKKHPNTYQLLLTLTTEPAQA, encoded by the coding sequence ATGTCGACCATACCACAGGTCAGCCAGGCCATGCAAGAACTGCTCACCAGCGCCGCAGAAGCCGCCGACGCCAAACTGCACTACACCAAGCGCCCTGACCGTGCCAAGTTTACCGCCGCCACCCTCACCCAAACGCTGGTGCTGGGCTTTCTGGCCCATCCGGATGCCCGTGTCGAGCAACTGGCCCAGAGTGCCGCCCGCGTCGGTGTCGCTGTCGCGCCGCAGGCGGTTGACCAGCGCTTTACCCTGGCCACGGCGGCGTTGTTGCAAGACATTGTGCGCAGCAGTATGCACACCCTGATCGCCGCTGACGGGGTCGCCATCCCCCTCCTGCAGCGCTTCACGGGCGTGCGTGTGCACGACAGCACCACGATTGTGCTCCCTGATGCCTTGGCCGAGCACTGGCGCGGCTGTGGTGGCGCCAGTGAGGTACATACCTCGGCCGCGCTCAAGTGTGGTGTCCAGCTCGATCTGCTCACTGGGGCATTGTGCGGGCTTGATCTGGCGGATGGTCGCGCCTCCGACCATTGCTTGGGCGTCCAGCATGCCGCGCTGCCCACGGGCAGCTTGCGCTTGGCCGACTTGGGCTTTTATGACCTGGGCGTGTTGGCCGCGCTGAGTGCGCAACAGGTCTATTGGCTCTCGAAACTGGAGCCGACCGCGCTGATTACCGACGCGACAGGGCGCAGCCGTTCCTTGCTGGCATTTGTGCAGACGCTGGGCGAGGTTGCGCAGTGGGAAGGGTCGGTTTGGGTTGGTCAAGGCCAGCGCCTGTCGGCGCGGCTGCTCGTACAACGGGTGCCGCAGGAAGTGGCCGATGGGCGGCGGCGGCGCATCCGCAAGACCGCCCGTGACAAGGGTGTCACCCCGAGTGCGGCGGCGTTGGCGCTGGCAGAGTGGACGATCTTGATGACCAACATTCCGCCCGAGAAGCTGTCGCTGGCTGAGGCACTGGTGCTGGCGAAGGTGCGCTGGCAAATCGAGTTGCTGTTCAAATTGTGGAAGTCGCACGGCCAGATCGATCAGTGGCGCACGAGCAAGCCGGCGCGGATTTTGTGTGAAGTGTACGCCAAGCTGCTCTCGATGGTGGTGCAGCACTGGGCACTGGTGGTCGGGTGCTGGGAGTTCCCCGACCGCTCTTTGGTCAAGGCGGCGCAGGTCGTGCGCGATCATGCGCCAGAACTGGCAAGTGCGCGCGCACGAGTGGAGCGCCTCACGGAAGTACTGGAGACCATGCAGCAGGTTTTGGCCCGCACGGCACGCATGAATACACGCAAAAAGCATCCGAATACCTACCAACTCTTACTCACCTTGACAACCGAGCCGGCACAAGCTTGA
- a CDS encoding nucleoside hydrolase, with amino-acid sequence MPLRVILDTDPGIDDSLAILLALASPEVELAGVTVTGGNCSLEDGVRNAANVLAIAGRTDLPVHAGIGLPLIRPPFTAPETHGDSGLGYARLPQSPAAPASEHAVDMIIREIMARPGEVTLVAVAPLTNVAVALRKEPRIAQHVREVIIMGGALRADGNTTSLAEFNFYVDPHAAHMVLESGMPITLLPWDITKDVLLTQADIDRMLRVASPITRFIADATRFYIEFHQAAFGYSGCSINDPVALALAFMPDLARTQALHVAVEYSSELTAGKTVISYIGDTLREPDTHDQLGFNAAVWPMQWGRQVRSRPNVRAVVEFDVGRFIALFVERMERLATG; translated from the coding sequence ATGCCCTTACGTGTTATTCTCGACACCGACCCCGGAATTGACGACTCGCTCGCGATTCTGCTGGCCCTCGCCTCGCCCGAAGTTGAGCTGGCGGGCGTTACGGTGACGGGCGGCAACTGCTCGCTCGAGGACGGGGTGCGTAACGCCGCGAATGTGCTGGCAATCGCCGGGCGCACCGATCTGCCGGTTCATGCCGGGATCGGCCTGCCGCTGATCCGCCCGCCCTTCACCGCGCCCGAGACGCATGGCGACAGCGGGCTGGGCTACGCGCGGCTGCCACAATCGCCTGCCGCGCCGGCCAGCGAGCACGCCGTCGATATGATCATCCGCGAGATCATGGCCCGCCCCGGCGAGGTGACGCTGGTGGCGGTGGCACCGCTGACCAACGTGGCGGTGGCGCTGCGCAAAGAGCCGCGCATCGCGCAGCATGTGCGCGAGGTCATCATCATGGGAGGGGCGCTGCGCGCCGACGGTAACACCACCTCGCTGGCCGAGTTCAACTTTTATGTCGACCCGCACGCCGCGCACATGGTACTCGAGAGCGGCATGCCGATCACGCTGCTGCCCTGGGATATCACCAAAGACGTGCTGCTGACTCAGGCCGATATCGACCGGATGCTGCGGGTAGCCTCGCCGATCACGCGCTTCATCGCCGACGCCACCCGCTTCTACATCGAGTTCCACCAGGCGGCCTTCGGCTACTCGGGCTGCTCGATCAACGACCCGGTCGCGCTGGCGCTGGCGTTCATGCCCGATCTGGCGCGCACCCAGGCGCTACACGTGGCCGTCGAGTATAGCAGCGAGCTCACGGCCGGCAAGACGGTGATCTCATACATCGGCGACACCCTGCGCGAACCCGACACGCACGACCAGCTCGGCTTCAACGCGGCCGTCTGGCCCATGCAGTGGGGCCGGCAGGTGCGCAGCCGGCCGAACGTGCGCGCGGTGGTCGAGTTCGATGTCGGGCGGTTTATTGCGCTTTTTGTTGAGCGGATGGAGCGACTGGCGACGGGCTAG
- a CDS encoding RNA-binding transcriptional accessory protein, producing MPTSDPIQARLAQELKLGQGQVERTVGLLDEGNTIPFITRYRKEVTGGLDEEQLRTLADRLQYLRNLEARRAEVQGLLEQGGHLTPELAAQLHAAETLQAIEDIYLPFRPKRRTRAQIAREQGLGPLAGVLLAQDAGGRDRAELAAAFIDPAKGVPDAEAAYAGARDIVAETVAETASVRQAVREATRRTGLLRVARKEAAADAEGKYQLYYEFGESLAKLPPHRILAINRGEREGVLKADVEANHDAFIGTLQRRYAHGRGFVADEVRAAVADGYKRLLAPAIERDLRAELSERAELHALTVFAANLRGLLLQPPLRGRVVMGLDPGYRTGCKVAVVDATGKYLEGGVVYLHQPERARQTLLQIVRRYGVQVIAIGNGTASRETEALVVDVIKSLERRQGDKEARGQRDVTDDTLLASQSPGLLVSHESPPRYTIVSEAGASVYSASEAARTEFPELDATQRGNVSIARRLQDPLAELVKIDPKALGVGLYQHDVDQKRLGEQLATVVESCVNYVGVDLNTASAALLGYVAGLNSKTARALVAHRDAAGPFMSRRQLLKVKGLGPKAFEQAAGFLRIPGAPDPLDNTAVHPESYPAARALIERFGGDGARLPEVATRARQQLGASAGQLAAELGIGEPTLLDMLDALARPGRDPRDDAPPPLLRADVLKLEDLQPGMWLKGTVRNVVDFGAFVDIGVKQDGLVHVSQLGERFVKNPLDLVQVGDVVDVRVLSVDAVRGRIALSMKQA from the coding sequence ATGCCAACATCCGATCCCATCCAGGCGCGCCTGGCCCAGGAGCTGAAGCTCGGCCAGGGCCAGGTCGAGCGTACGGTTGGGCTGCTCGACGAGGGCAACACCATCCCGTTCATCACGCGCTACCGCAAAGAAGTGACTGGCGGGCTAGACGAGGAGCAGCTGCGGACGCTGGCCGACCGGCTGCAATACCTGCGTAATCTCGAGGCGCGCCGCGCCGAGGTGCAGGGGCTGCTCGAGCAAGGCGGCCACCTGACGCCCGAGCTGGCGGCCCAGCTCCACGCAGCCGAGACACTCCAGGCGATCGAGGACATCTACCTGCCGTTCCGGCCCAAGCGCCGCACCCGCGCCCAGATCGCCCGTGAGCAGGGCCTGGGGCCGCTGGCCGGCGTGCTGCTGGCCCAGGATGCCGGCGGGCGCGACCGCGCCGAGCTGGCGGCTGCGTTCATCGACCCGGCTAAAGGCGTGCCGGATGCCGAGGCTGCCTACGCCGGCGCGCGCGACATTGTGGCCGAGACGGTGGCCGAAACTGCGTCGGTGCGCCAGGCCGTGCGCGAGGCCACGCGCCGCACCGGGCTGCTGCGGGTGGCGCGCAAGGAAGCAGCTGCCGACGCCGAGGGCAAGTACCAGCTCTACTACGAGTTTGGCGAGAGCCTGGCCAAACTGCCGCCGCACCGTATTCTGGCGATCAACCGTGGCGAGCGCGAAGGCGTGCTCAAGGCCGATGTCGAGGCCAACCACGACGCATTTATCGGCACGCTGCAGCGGCGCTACGCCCACGGCCGCGGCTTCGTGGCCGATGAAGTGCGTGCGGCGGTGGCCGACGGCTACAAGCGCCTGCTGGCCCCGGCGATCGAGCGCGATCTACGCGCCGAGCTGAGCGAGCGCGCCGAGCTGCACGCGCTGACGGTGTTCGCGGCTAACCTGCGCGGCCTGCTGCTCCAGCCGCCACTGCGCGGCCGCGTGGTGATGGGCCTCGACCCTGGCTACCGCACTGGCTGCAAGGTCGCGGTCGTCGATGCGACCGGCAAGTACCTCGAGGGCGGCGTGGTGTACCTGCATCAGCCCGAACGGGCCAGGCAGACGCTGCTACAGATCGTGCGGCGCTACGGCGTGCAGGTGATCGCGATCGGCAATGGCACCGCCAGCCGCGAGACCGAGGCGCTGGTTGTAGATGTGATTAAGTCCTTGGAACGTCGACAAGGAGACAAGGAGGCACGGGGACAAAGAGACGTTACAGATGATACGCTCCTTGCCTCCCAGTCTCCCGGTCTGCTTGTCTCGCACGAGTCCCCGCCGCGCTACACGATCGTCAGCGAGGCCGGCGCGTCGGTCTACTCGGCCTCCGAGGCTGCGCGCACCGAGTTTCCCGAGCTGGATGCAACCCAGCGCGGCAATGTGTCGATCGCCCGGCGCCTGCAAGATCCGCTGGCCGAGCTGGTGAAGATCGACCCGAAGGCGCTTGGCGTTGGCCTGTACCAGCACGATGTCGACCAGAAGCGCCTGGGTGAGCAGCTCGCCACCGTGGTCGAAAGCTGTGTCAACTATGTTGGTGTCGATCTGAACACGGCCTCGGCCGCGCTGCTGGGCTATGTGGCCGGGTTGAACAGCAAGACCGCCAGGGCGCTTGTGGCGCACCGTGATGCCGCTGGGCCGTTCATGTCGCGGCGGCAGCTGCTGAAGGTCAAAGGGCTCGGGCCGAAAGCCTTCGAGCAAGCCGCCGGCTTTCTGCGCATTCCCGGCGCGCCCGACCCGCTCGATAATACCGCCGTCCACCCCGAAAGCTACCCGGCCGCGCGTGCGCTGATCGAGCGCTTCGGCGGCGACGGTGCGCGCCTGCCCGAGGTGGCCACGCGCGCACGCCAGCAGCTAGGCGCCTCGGCCGGGCAGCTGGCCGCCGAGCTGGGCATCGGCGAGCCAACCCTGCTCGACATGCTCGACGCACTGGCCCGGCCGGGCCGCGACCCGCGTGACGACGCGCCGCCGCCGCTGCTGCGCGCCGATGTGCTCAAGCTCGAGGATCTCCAGCCAGGCATGTGGCTGAAGGGCACCGTGCGCAACGTCGTCGATTTCGGCGCGTTTGTCGATATTGGTGTCAAGCAGGACGGCCTGGTGCATGTGTCGCAGCTGGGCGAGCGCTTTGTCAAGAACCCGCTCGATCTGGTGCAGGTTGGCGATGTGGTCGATGTGCGCGTGCTCAGCGTCGACGCAGTGCGCGGCCGGATCGCGCTGAGCATGAAGCAGGCCTAG
- a CDS encoding class I fructose-bisphosphate aldolase encodes MIDRIVDLLGSEATTLLEHQSKTISTDQLNVPGPDFIDRVWAHSDRSIPVLRNLQSLFGTGRLANTGYLSILPVDQGIEHSAGASFAPNPQYFDPENIVKLALEGGCNAVASTYGVLGAVSRKYAHKIPFLVKINHNEFLTYPNKFDQIMFGTIKQARDLGAAAVGATIYFGSPESGRQIIEVSQAFAMAHELGLATVLWCYLRNPGFKIGGVDYHVSADLTGQANHLGVTIEADIIKQKLPENNGGYNALNSKENPYGKTNKKVYTDLTSDHPIDLVRYQVANCYMGRASLINSGGASSGAGDLAEAVRTAVINKRGGGAGLISGRKAFQRPMAEGAALLNAIQDVYLAKEITLA; translated from the coding sequence ATGATCGACCGTATTGTGGATCTGCTAGGTTCGGAGGCAACGACGCTGCTCGAACATCAGTCGAAGACGATTAGTACGGATCAGCTGAACGTGCCCGGCCCCGACTTTATCGACCGAGTCTGGGCGCACTCCGATCGCTCCATCCCGGTGCTGCGCAATCTACAGTCGCTGTTCGGCACGGGCCGGCTGGCCAACACCGGCTACCTGTCGATCCTGCCGGTCGACCAGGGCATCGAGCATTCGGCCGGTGCTTCATTCGCGCCGAACCCGCAGTACTTCGACCCCGAGAATATTGTCAAGCTGGCGCTCGAGGGCGGCTGCAACGCCGTCGCCTCGACCTATGGCGTGCTGGGCGCAGTCAGCCGCAAGTATGCCCACAAGATCCCGTTCCTGGTCAAGATTAACCATAACGAATTTCTGACCTACCCGAACAAGTTCGACCAGATCATGTTCGGCACAATCAAGCAGGCCCGCGATCTTGGCGCGGCCGCCGTCGGCGCGACAATCTACTTCGGCTCGCCCGAGTCGGGCCGCCAGATCATCGAGGTGTCGCAGGCTTTTGCAATGGCCCACGAGCTCGGCCTGGCCACGGTGCTGTGGTGCTACCTGCGCAACCCCGGCTTCAAGATCGGCGGCGTCGACTACCACGTGTCGGCCGACCTGACTGGCCAGGCTAACCACCTGGGCGTCACGATTGAGGCCGATATCATCAAGCAGAAGCTGCCCGAGAACAACGGCGGCTACAATGCGCTGAACAGCAAAGAGAACCCGTACGGCAAGACCAACAAGAAGGTCTATACCGATCTGACCAGCGACCACCCGATCGATCTGGTGCGCTACCAGGTGGCCAACTGCTACATGGGCCGCGCCAGCCTGATCAACTCGGGCGGCGCCTCCAGTGGCGCTGGCGACCTAGCCGAGGCCGTGCGCACGGCCGTGATCAACAAGCGCGGCGGTGGGGCCGGCCTGATCTCGGGTCGCAAGGCCTTCCAGCGACCGATGGCCGAGGGCGCGGCGCTGCTCAACGCGATCCAGGATGTGTACCTGGCCAAGGAGATCACGCTGGCGTAG
- the pknB gene encoding Stk1 family PASTA domain-containing Ser/Thr kinase — protein sequence MQQKILNNRYELEQKIGEGGMARVYRGRDLRLSRQVAVKVLHSHYASDAGFLQRFHHEAQAAANLRHPHIVDVYDVGQDGDLHYIVMEYVPGSDLKALIVRQAPLPVEQAVMIAEAVAKGLDAAHRLGMIHRDIKPQNIIIGEAGQVKITDFGIAKSKMSTALTETGVTFGTADYISPEQARGQPAGPQSDLYSLGVTLYEMLTGRLPFSGDSSIAVAMQHVSAEPPPPRMYNPRIPPQLEAIVLQALNKAPADRPASARKFAQLLASYRDAGEQATLVRPVAPRPAPPRPNSGTTAPRPVLPPARPAVVTQQRPDSRGMGFGGFILGLLLLGGVLGLVYLFVVGAFDGLFTFAGSTGRPTPVATEPQPGTPVVPQVPVPDLLGKTEAEARAALQALGLGVGVAAPQNSDVITAGLVLEQFPPANMPVDQAATSVVTLTLSLGPELVDVPDVQRTRATDARSLLAAAGFQVQVREEASTLSEGFVISQDPVNVKLPRGQTVTIVVSMGNKVVVPEITGLSEAEARARIAAAGLFVSFVDPQGCDKLGALCDRFGPGMIVSADPRPGTRVERGSGVTLGQRAP from the coding sequence ATGCAACAGAAGATTCTCAATAATCGCTATGAACTCGAGCAGAAGATCGGCGAGGGCGGCATGGCGCGGGTGTACCGCGGCCGCGACCTGCGGCTGAGTCGCCAGGTGGCGGTGAAAGTGCTGCACAGCCACTACGCCTCGGATGCCGGCTTTCTGCAGCGCTTCCACCACGAGGCCCAGGCCGCCGCCAATCTGCGCCACCCCCATATCGTGGATGTGTATGATGTCGGCCAGGACGGCGACCTGCACTATATTGTGATGGAGTATGTGCCTGGCAGCGACCTCAAGGCGCTGATCGTGCGCCAGGCTCCGCTGCCGGTCGAGCAGGCCGTGATGATCGCCGAGGCGGTGGCGAAAGGCCTCGACGCCGCGCACCGGCTGGGCATGATCCACCGCGACATTAAGCCCCAGAATATTATCATCGGCGAGGCCGGCCAGGTGAAGATCACCGACTTTGGCATCGCCAAGAGCAAGATGTCGACCGCGCTGACCGAGACCGGCGTGACCTTCGGCACGGCCGACTATATCTCGCCCGAGCAGGCCCGCGGCCAGCCGGCCGGCCCTCAGTCCGATCTCTACTCGCTCGGCGTCACGCTGTACGAGATGCTCACCGGGCGGCTACCGTTCAGCGGCGACAGCTCGATCGCCGTGGCGATGCAGCACGTTAGCGCCGAGCCGCCGCCGCCGCGCATGTACAACCCGCGCATCCCGCCGCAGCTTGAGGCGATCGTGCTGCAGGCGCTCAACAAAGCGCCGGCCGACCGTCCGGCCTCGGCGCGCAAGTTTGCGCAGCTGCTCGCGAGCTACCGCGATGCCGGCGAGCAGGCGACGCTGGTGCGCCCGGTGGCGCCGCGGCCAGCGCCGCCCCGCCCGAACTCGGGCACTACCGCACCGCGCCCGGTGCTGCCGCCCGCGCGCCCGGCGGTGGTTACGCAGCAGCGGCCCGATAGCCGCGGCATGGGCTTCGGCGGGTTCATCCTGGGGCTGCTGCTGCTGGGCGGCGTGCTGGGCCTGGTGTACCTGTTCGTGGTTGGCGCTTTCGATGGCCTGTTCACCTTTGCCGGTAGCACGGGCCGGCCCACGCCGGTGGCCACCGAGCCGCAGCCTGGCACGCCGGTAGTGCCGCAGGTGCCTGTGCCCGATCTGTTGGGCAAAACCGAGGCCGAGGCGCGCGCGGCCCTCCAGGCGCTAGGCCTGGGCGTGGGCGTGGCCGCGCCGCAGAATAGTGATGTGATCACTGCCGGGCTGGTGCTTGAGCAGTTTCCGCCCGCGAATATGCCGGTAGACCAGGCGGCCACGAGCGTGGTGACCCTCACCCTCAGCCTGGGGCCTGAGCTGGTCGATGTGCCTGATGTGCAGCGCACTCGCGCCACCGATGCGCGCAGCCTGCTCGCCGCCGCAGGCTTCCAGGTGCAGGTGCGCGAGGAAGCGAGCACACTCAGCGAAGGCTTTGTGATCAGCCAGGATCCGGTGAATGTCAAGCTGCCGCGCGGCCAGACGGTCACGATCGTTGTGAGCATGGGCAACAAGGTTGTGGTGCCCGAGATCACCGGGCTGAGCGAGGCCGAGGCGCGCGCGCGCATCGCCGCAGCCGGGCTGTTCGTGTCGTTCGTCGACCCGCAGGGGTGCGATAAGCTGGGCGCGCTGTGCGACCGCTTCGGCCCCGGCATGATCGTCAGCGCCGACCCGCGCCCTGGTACGCGCGTCGAGCGTGGCTCGGGCGTGACGCTGGGCCAGCGCGCGCCGTAG
- a CDS encoding ATP-dependent 6-phosphofructokinase, protein MRIGILTGGGDVPGLNPCIKAVVNRAADAGMEVVGIRRGWGGLLNYNPDDPTDHSDWIEPLTPTDVRTIDRYGGTHLHTSRTNPAKVKEAAMPEFLQGKFAYTGEKQIADTTPHILRAIEHLGIEALVPIGGDDTLSFAVRLHQEGVRVVAIPKTMDNDVFGTDYCIGFSTAVTRSVEYINSLRTPTGSHERIAVIELFGRNSGETALIAAYLADVDRTLISEVPFDIERLARQITEDKRSNPSNYAMVVISEGASMLGGQVVEYGQEDAYGHKKLGGIGQIAGEALKQLTKIDIVNQQIAYLMRAGAPDSLDRMVAISYANLAVDQLIQGHSGRMVALQNGQYTTVRVDTCTQGLKRVDVTELYDIDEYRPKVRHVLGKPMFLY, encoded by the coding sequence ATGCGTATCGGAATTTTGACTGGCGGCGGTGATGTGCCCGGCCTGAACCCATGCATCAAGGCTGTCGTCAACCGGGCTGCCGACGCGGGCATGGAGGTAGTCGGCATCCGGCGCGGTTGGGGTGGCTTGCTCAACTATAACCCCGATGATCCTACCGATCACAGTGATTGGATCGAGCCGCTCACACCGACCGATGTGCGCACAATCGATCGCTACGGCGGCACGCACCTGCACACCTCGCGCACTAACCCGGCTAAGGTCAAAGAAGCGGCCATGCCCGAGTTCTTGCAGGGCAAGTTCGCCTATACCGGCGAGAAGCAGATCGCCGATACGACGCCGCACATCCTGCGTGCGATCGAGCACCTCGGCATCGAGGCGCTTGTGCCGATCGGCGGCGACGATACGCTCTCGTTTGCGGTGCGCCTGCACCAGGAGGGCGTGCGAGTCGTGGCTATTCCCAAGACCATGGACAACGATGTGTTTGGCACCGACTACTGCATCGGCTTTTCGACTGCCGTCACCCGCTCGGTCGAGTATATCAACTCGCTGCGCACGCCCACTGGCTCGCACGAGCGCATCGCGGTGATCGAGCTGTTTGGCCGCAACTCGGGCGAGACGGCGCTGATCGCGGCGTATCTGGCCGATGTCGATCGGACGCTGATCTCGGAGGTGCCGTTCGATATCGAGCGGCTGGCCCGGCAGATTACGGAAGATAAGCGCAGTAACCCGAGCAACTACGCCATGGTGGTGATCTCCGAGGGCGCGTCGATGCTGGGCGGCCAGGTGGTCGAGTATGGCCAGGAAGATGCCTATGGGCATAAGAAGCTAGGCGGCATTGGCCAGATCGCCGGCGAAGCGCTCAAGCAGCTGACGAAGATCGACATTGTTAATCAGCAGATTGCCTACCTGATGCGGGCCGGTGCGCCCGACTCGCTCGATCGTATGGTGGCGATCAGCTATGCGAATCTGGCGGTCGATCAGCTGATCCAGGGGCATAGTGGGCGCATGGTGGCGCTGCAGAACGGCCAGTATACGACCGTGCGGGTCGATACGTGTACCCAAGGGCTCAAGCGCGTGGATGTGACCGAGCTGTACGATATCGATGAGTATCGGCCTAAGGTGCGCCACGTGCTGGGCAAGCCTATGTTCTTGTACTAG
- a CDS encoding ribonuclease H-like domain-containing protein, which translates to MRAYLDIETTFSGAISVIGIYRPDQGTTQLVGGGVRDLALYAALDGVQTLVTFNGSTFDLPVIRRRLYTDLKRDFEHCDLLYVCRRRGLRGGLKKVEELLGIARATAGISGWDAPRLWQRYETNGDRMALQTLLEYNREDVVNLALLEHHLGLSAPAPACELVRHVFV; encoded by the coding sequence ATGCGCGCGTACCTCGATATCGAAACAACCTTCAGCGGCGCGATCAGTGTGATCGGGATCTACCGGCCCGACCAGGGCACCACGCAGTTGGTCGGTGGTGGCGTGCGCGATTTGGCGCTGTACGCCGCGCTCGACGGCGTGCAGACGCTGGTTACGTTTAATGGCAGCACGTTCGATTTGCCGGTGATTCGTCGCCGGCTGTACACCGATCTCAAGCGCGACTTCGAGCACTGCGACCTTCTGTATGTCTGCCGGCGCCGCGGCCTACGCGGTGGCTTGAAGAAGGTCGAAGAGCTGCTCGGCATCGCCCGCGCGACGGCCGGGATCTCGGGGTGGGATGCGCCGCGGCTGTGGCAACGCTACGAGACCAATGGCGACCGTATGGCCTTGCAGACGCTGCTCGAGTACAACCGCGAGGATGTCGTCAATCTCGCGCTGCTCGAGCACCATCTAGGCCTCTCTGCTCCCGCGCCGGCCTGCGAGCTGGTGCGGCATGTGTTTGTGTAG